The Candidatus Cloacimonadaceae bacterium genome has a window encoding:
- a CDS encoding septal ring lytic transglycosylase RlpA family protein → MSKQLKKLLATFFAFQLLFIAPIIAESVSGLGSDEIMLENAALVIDSLHTQEPPGAPPGERMVASYYYGKFHGRKTASGERFDQYALTCAHKSLPFQTILKITNLKNGKTVVVRVTDRGPFIRGRDIDLSYAAAKEIGMLKTGVQRVDVQILENNDKEFVIASEKTPITQ, encoded by the coding sequence ATGAGTAAACAATTGAAAAAACTTCTCGCCACCTTTTTTGCGTTTCAGTTGCTATTTATAGCGCCTATTATCGCAGAATCCGTGTCGGGATTGGGAAGCGACGAGATCATGCTGGAAAATGCAGCTTTGGTCATCGATTCCCTGCATACCCAAGAACCCCCTGGGGCACCGCCGGGTGAGCGTATGGTGGCTTCCTACTATTATGGAAAGTTTCACGGACGCAAAACCGCCAGTGGTGAACGCTTCGACCAATATGCACTTACTTGTGCGCACAAATCCCTCCCCTTTCAAACAATCCTCAAAATCACCAATCTAAAAAACGGCAAAACCGTTGTCGTCCGCGTCACAGACCGCGGGCCTTTCATCCGTGGCAGAGATATCGATCTTTCCTATGCCGCGGCAAAAGAGATTGGGATGCTAAAAACTGGCGTCCAACGTGTGGATGTTCAGATTCTCGAAAACAATGACAAAGAGTTCGTGATCGCATCAGAGAAAACCCCTATCACTCAATGA